The genomic DNA ATCGGCCCCTGCAAACAATCCGTCTTGCGTGACCAGCACCGATTGCCAGCCTGCCGCACGGGCGCCCAGAATATCGGTATGCAATGAATCGCCACACATCGCGATCCGCTCTGCTGTGACACCGTCCAGCGTTGCGCTGACCATGGCAAAGACGTCGCCGAAGGGTTTGCCATAGAAACTGACCACGGCCTGTGTCCGGTCTGCGATCAAATGGCCAAAATACCCCGGTTCCAGCGAAAACCCGTCATCGCGTGGCGCGACCAGATCGGCATTCGCAATCAGCACCGGTCTGGGGCGATGGATCAGCGCGGCTTCCAGCTTGGCCTGACGGGCCGGGTTCCAGTCCGCAGCCGACAGGAACAGAACGCCGTCGACGGCATCATAATCCGCCACTTCGTCGCCCAATCGGGTGACGGTGCCCGGCACATCGCCCAGTGCATCCCCTTTGGCTGCAATCACGCCCCAGTGGTGTGGTCCGGCGGCAGTCAAAGCGGCCTCGCGGCTGGTGATGATTTCATCATCGTGCAGCGTCATGCCCAGCCGTTTGAACTTGGCGATGGCCCCGGCACGGTCATAGCTGGCGGCATTGGTCAATACGCGGATCTGGCAGCCAGCGGCGCGCAAATGGTCCAGCCGTTCTGCTGCGCCCGGTATTGGGGTTTCACCGACATTCAGCACCCCGAACGCATCGAACACAAAGACATCCACGCGGTCTGTGATATCCATCAACGACCCGATGGCTTGATTGCGCCCACATCCCGACGCCACAGGCAATCGGTCACGGATCGCTTCGTATCGGTCAAAGACAGAGGATGTGTCCTGTAGCTCTGTGGTCATAGTCGGTCCTGTGCCTAAGGCATCGCGTCAGATGATCGCGCCGCGCACTTTGGCCGAAACCCATTCAGAGATCACAACAGCCATCAGGATCACCAACAGGATCAATGACACCTGTGGCCATGCCAGTACATTCAGTGATGCCGACAGTTGCAGCCCAATACCCCCGGCCCCGACCAAGCCCAACACCGTCGATTCGCGAATGTTGATGTCCCAGCGAAACACCGCAATCCCGGCAAATGCGGGCATGATCTGCGGCAATATCCCATATGCCATCACCTGCCAGCGCGATGCACCTGTGGCTGTGATCGCCTCCACTTGGGTCTGGTCGATCTCTTCGATCGCCTCATACAGCAGCTTGGCACAGAACCCGATCGAACGGATCGCGATCGCCACCACCCCGGCAAAGACACCCGGCCCGATGATCGCAATCAGCAGGAGCGCCCAGATCAACGAATTGATCGACCGGGTCGAGACGATAATCAAGAGCGCAATGGGGCGGATAAACACGCGCGATGGCGTAGTGTTGCGCGCCGCGAGGAACGCGACCGGCACCGCCAGCAGCAGCGCGATGATCGTGCCCAGCGTGGCGATGTTCAGCGTATCCCAGATCGGCTCGCCCAATTGGGTGATATATTCCCACTTCGGCGGGGTCGCCCGATCCCAGATATCGCCCGCAATGCGCGGCGCATCCCAGACGAAGAACCACGTCGTGGCCTCTGAAATCTGTTGCCAGCAATAGGCGAATATCGCGATCCCGATCAGCCATAGCACCCAGTGAAAGAGCGATTCACGCCCCGTCCGGCGCTGCCAGAGTTTCTGGCCCCCTGCTTCGCGCATCGGCATTACTGAACCCTCTCGCGGATGATCCCAGACAGGTATTCCAGCGCCATCACCACCCCGATGATGATCAGCAGGATCGCTGCTGCCGTATCATATTCATAGCGGTCGAATGCGGTGTTCAGCGTCGCCCCAATGCCCCCTGCCCCCACAAGGCCCAGAATGGCGCTTTCGCGGAAATTGATATCGATCCGGTACATTGACAGACCGATCAGACGCGGCATGACCTGCGGTTGCACCCCGTAGTTGATCCATTGGGACCATTTCGCGCCTGACGCCTTGATCGCCTCGGCCTGCACCCGGTCCATACTTTCGATGTCCTCAGCCAGCAATTTCGACAGGAACCCGATGGTGGCAAAGCTGAGGGTCAGGAAACCAGCCAGCGGGCCGAACCCAAAGATGGCGACCAGCAGGATCGCCACGATGATCTCTTGCAACGCGCGGCTGACCGCGATGATGGACCGGCAGATTAAATAGATCGGCAGCGGGGCGATGTTGCGCGCTGCGCCCAGCGCGATGGGGATCGAAATGGCGATCCCCACCACGGATGCCGCCACCGTCATAATGACGCTTTCCAGCATCCCGTCCCAGATATCACCTGATCGCGAGGTGAAATCGGGGCTGGTAAAGGCCAGCACGAATTGCTTGCCGCGCTCCAACCCCTCGT from Roseovarius pelagicus includes the following:
- the phnE gene encoding phosphonate ABC transporter, permease protein PhnE, giving the protein MSTELAAIVGKPWKKPPFVQRPWLRWALMIGFAAYLVAAFLTIDVNWSRVYEGLERGKQFVLAFTSPDFTSRSGDIWDGMLESVIMTVAASVVGIAISIPIALGAARNIAPLPIYLICRSIIAVSRALQEIIVAILLVAIFGFGPLAGFLTLSFATIGFLSKLLAEDIESMDRVQAEAIKASGAKWSQWINYGVQPQVMPRLIGLSMYRIDINFRESAILGLVGAGGIGATLNTAFDRYEYDTAAAILLIIIGVVMALEYLSGIIRERVQ
- the phnE gene encoding phosphonate ABC transporter, permease protein PhnE, yielding MPMREAGGQKLWQRRTGRESLFHWVLWLIGIAIFAYCWQQISEATTWFFVWDAPRIAGDIWDRATPPKWEYITQLGEPIWDTLNIATLGTIIALLLAVPVAFLAARNTTPSRVFIRPIALLIIVSTRSINSLIWALLLIAIIGPGVFAGVVAIAIRSIGFCAKLLYEAIEEIDQTQVEAITATGASRWQVMAYGILPQIMPAFAGIAVFRWDINIRESTVLGLVGAGGIGLQLSASLNVLAWPQVSLILLVILMAVVISEWVSAKVRGAII
- a CDS encoding HAD-IIA family hydrolase translates to MTTELQDTSSVFDRYEAIRDRLPVASGCGRNQAIGSLMDITDRVDVFVFDAFGVLNVGETPIPGAAERLDHLRAAGCQIRVLTNAASYDRAGAIAKFKRLGMTLHDDEIITSREAALTAAGPHHWGVIAAKGDALGDVPGTVTRLGDEVADYDAVDGVLFLSAADWNPARQAKLEAALIHRPRPVLIANADLVAPRDDGFSLEPGYFGHLIADRTQAVVSFYGKPFGDVFAMVSATLDGVTAERIAMCGDSLHTDILGARAAGWQSVLVTQDGLFAGADIAAFCARSGIHADWQLGRI